One genomic segment of Triplophysa rosa linkage group LG22, Trosa_1v2, whole genome shotgun sequence includes these proteins:
- the smc5 gene encoding structural maintenance of chromosomes protein 5 isoform X4 has product MTRQAFVCLQQNMCKEKANFLEKARQRNERNKLDVERYYMKKRHLDRIQMLEKKKPWVEYETARKKLEGVKKERDEMKTMLKSLKEAQEPLLRKIRSVESQLQPIEQQMKEMTNGIKEASQKCKQKQDRLELKNKVVDDIRQELSLKQTEEADRQKRIGHTDLMIKDLQKELHNIGSQEDVTPQIEAINVDLKTIQEAKAQLESENSDLRREKDEAFGELNRLQNRMRSLDDMMRMKEEKLRTRFRDTYTALMWLRKNRNRFKGNVYEPMMLVINVRDPRYARYVESHIPVNDLRAFVFQKQEDMEMFMTEVRDTQNLRVNSVIAPPESCSNRLPSRPLDTLKRYGFFSYLRELFDAPEEVMSYLCHQYRVNDVPVGTETTKNIIEKVISEAKLRIIYTAEEKYTVKTSSYSNNVISSNSALRPSQFLTMAIDTEEKRQLVENLRAAEERVRNIDERMRAIREQLTVLSRRDNDLRAKKKQLSELKGKKRNLEQKISTKQDSLRQMEQNKINLQAVEEETNAKISAVNDEKLVIMAEYLSHMKTKAKLSMEKVYLALQSAGLAAEKTKLETDCRDSSAELKRAEQAYTKLDQVKTSLLATCKTLMRRASEICNMTPGETAVPEELHAAFGQLPDTLDEIDAMLNEEKARAECFTGLTDNVVEEYNRREQEIKNMEKELDEKANALNTYRQNIAEAKERWLNPLKLLVEQINERFSDFFRSMQCAGEVDLHSENDEEYDKYGIRIRVKFRSSTQLHELTPHHQSGGERSVSTMLYLMALQDLNRCPFRVVDEINQGMDPVNERRVFNIVVKTACGINTSQYFFITPKLLQNLQYAEEMTILCVHNGPYMLPPNKWNAKAFIRRAKRC; this is encoded by the exons GAGTATGAAACGGCACGAAAGAAGCTTGAGGGAGTAAAGAAGGAGAGAGACGAAATGAAAACAATGCTCAAGTCACTGAAAGAAGCTCAGGAGCCGCTGCTCAGAAAGATTCGCTCGGTGGAGAGTCAGCTCCAGCCCATTGAACAGCAGATGAAGGAAATG ACTAACGGCATCAAAGAGGCGTCACAGAAGTGTAAGCAAAAACAGGATCGGCTTGAATTGAAGAACAAAGTG GTTGATGACATCAGACAGGAACTCAGTCTAAAGCAGACAGAAGAGGCAGACCGGCAGAAGCGCATCGGACACACAGATCTCATGATCAAAGACCTTCAGAAGGAACTTCACAACATTGGCAGTCAGGAGGACGTCACTCCTCAGATCGAGGCCATCAATGTCGATCTAAAGACCATTCAGGAAGCAAAGGCCCAGCTGGAAAGCGAAAACTCAGACCTGCGCAGAGAAAAGGATGAAGCCTTTGGAGAACTTAATC GTTTGCAGAATCGAATGAGGAGTCTAGATGACATGATGAGGATGAAAGAAGAGAAGCTGCGCACCCGCTTCCGTGACACGTACACCGCTCTCATGTGGCTGAGAAAGAACCGGAATCGCTTTAAAGGCAATGTCTATGAGCCCATGATGCTGGTG ATAAATGTACGTGATCCACGGTATGCCAGATATGTTGAGAGCCACATTCCTGTCAACGACTTGAGAGCTTTCGTCTTCCAGAAGCAAGAGGACATGGAGATGTTCATGACTGAG GTCCGAGACACACAGAATTTAAGGGTTAACAGTGTGATCGCTCCTCCAGAGTCGTGCTCGAATAGGCTGCCATCACGACCCCTCGATACGTTAAA GCGTTACGGCTTCTTCTCATACCTCCGTGAGCTGTTTGATGCTCCCGAGGAGGTTATGAGTTACCTTTGTCATCAGTACCGTGTTAACGACGTGCCGGTGGGAACCGAGACCACCAAGAATATAATCGAAAAG GTGATTAGCGAGGCAAAGCTGAGGATTATCTACACCGCTGAGGAGAAGTACACAGTGAAGACCTCCTCTTACTCTAATAACGTGATCTCCAGTAACTCCGCCCTACGCCCCTCTCAGTTCCTCACTATGGCTATAGATACTGAGGAGAAACGACAACTGGTGGAGAATCTGAGG GCAGCTGAAGAGCGGGTTAGGAATATTGATGAGCGAATGAGAGCCATTCGTGAGCAACTGACTGTTTTGAGTCGCCGCGATAATGATCTGCGTGCTAAAAAGAAGCAACTGTCTGAGCTTAAAGGCAAGAAGAGAAACCTGGAGCAGAAGATCAGCACAAAACAGGACAG TTTGAGGCAGATGGAACAGAACAAGATCAACTTGCAGGCGGTCGAAGAGGAAACGAATGCAAAGATCTCTGCTGTAAACGATGAGAAACTGGTCATAATGGCAGAGTATCTGAGTCACATGAAG ACGAAGGCCAAGCTGAGTATGGAGAAGGTGTATTTGGCTCTTCAGAGCGCAGGTCTCGCTGCTGAGAAAACCAAACTGGAGACGGACTGCAGAGACAGTTCAGCGGAGCTCAAGCGAGCTGAG CAAGCGTATACCAAGCTGGACCAGGTGAAGACCAGCCTGTTGGCCACGTGTAAGACCCTGATGAGGAGGGCCAGTGAGATCTGCAACATGACTCCTGGAGAGACGGCAGTCCCAGAAGAATTACATGCA GCGTTCGGCCAGTTGCCTGATACTCTGGATGAGATTGATGCCATGTTGAATGAGGAGAAGGCCAGAGCCGAGTGCTTCACTGGTCTCACTGATAAT GTGGTGGAGGAATATAACCGCCGTGAGCAGGAGATTAAGAACATGGAGAAGGAGCTAGATGAGAAGGCCAATGCACTAAACACTTACAGACAAAACATCGCTGAG GCTAAGGAGCGCTGGCTGAATCCTCTGAAGCTGTTGGTTGAGCAGATAAACGAGAGGTTCAGTGATTTCTTCCGCTCAATGCAGTGTGCTGGAGAGGTGGATCTGCACTCCGAGAATGAT GAGGAGTATGATAAGTACGGCATCCGCATCCGTGTGAAGTTTCGCAGTAGCACTCAGTTGCACGAGCTCACCCCTCACCATCAGAGCGGAGGAGAGCGCAGTGTGTCCACTATGCTGTACCTCATGGCCCTGCAAGACCTCAACCGCTGTCCCTTTAGAGTGGTCGATGAGATCAATCAG GGTATGGATCCTGTGAATGAGAGACGAGTGTTCAACATTGTTGTGAAGACTGCTTGCGGCATAAATACATCACAGTATTTCTTCATCACGCCCAAG CTTCTACAGAACCTGCAGTACGCTGAGGAGATGACCATTCTGTGCGTGCACAACGGACCCTACATGCTTCCTCCCAATAAATGGAACGCCAAAGCCTTCATCAGGCGAGCCAAACGTTGCTAA